In Porites lutea chromosome 1, jaPorLute2.1, whole genome shotgun sequence, a single genomic region encodes these proteins:
- the LOC140952367 gene encoding uncharacterized protein, which translates to MTTGQLDQNLRRFYAEARTQKGEPYSKSTLLGFRHAIERYLNAPPYNKGLQLASDPRFMRSNQMLDAQLINLRRNGKENVTHKPAIEEGHLKQLKTSGVFSLSSPLSLLRNVWFHIVLFFCRRGREGQRALTTNSFKFATDAAGRKFVTMAHDEASKNHPGGVHDSSSNEKEARMYESAESNDGYKALKLYLEKINPKCSALFQYPKSNVRPEDIVWFEQRPLGVNTLANMMKKISEVAGLSTIYTNHSIRATAITLWSNAGVPNRHIMSISGHRNEQSLAHYNSRPSISQLQNCSDVLSRALAVTEASYARSSS; encoded by the coding sequence ATGACGACTGGCCAGCTGGACCAGAATCTGAGACGATTTTATGCCGAAGCACGAACACAAAAAGGGGAGCCATACAGTAAATCCACCTTGCTTGGATTCAGACATGCCATTGAAAGATATCTAAACGCTCCTCCATACAACAAAGGGCTCCAGTTAGCAAGTGATCCCAGATTTATGCGGTCAAACCAGATGTTAGACGCCCAACTAATCAATTTGAGAAGAAATGGAAAGGAAAATGTGACCCACAAACCTGCAATTGAAGAAGGGCATCTCAAACAGCTAAAAACCAGTGgcgttttttctctttcttcccCGCTTTCTCTTCTTAGAAATGTATGGTTCCATATTGTCCTTTTCTTCTGCCGAAGAGGCCGGGAAGGGCAAAGAGCTCTCACCACTAACAGCTTCAAGTTTGCAACCGATGCAGCCGGGCGTAAATTTGTAACCATGGCCCATGACGAAGCTTCGAAGAACCATCCAGGTGGTGTCCATGACTCTTCCAGTAACGAGAAAGAAGCTAGAATGTACGAATCAGCCGAAAGCAACGATGGCTACAAGGCGCTTAAGCTCTATCTTGAAAAGATCAACCCGAAGTGCAGTGCGCTTTTCCAGTATCCGAAGTCAAATGTTAGACCTGAAGACATCGTGTGGTTCGAGCAAAGGCCTTTGGGCGTTAACACCCTCGCCAACATGATGAAGAAAATCAGCGAAGTGGCAGGGCTCTCAACCATATACACAAACCACAGCATACGAGCAACAGCCATAACCCTGTGGTCCAATGCTGGAGTCCCTAATCGACACATCATGTCAATTTCAGGCCATCGAAATGAGCAATCCTTGGCACATTACAACTCGCGGCCGTCGATTTCTCAGCTTCAAAATTGCAGTGATGTGCTGTCAAGGGCGCTAGCAGTCACTGAAGCTTCATACGCAAGATCTTCTTCCTAA
- the LOC140952358 gene encoding uncharacterized protein — MWHRPNVKKGKEVKANLKAAAHIRLKYFRNAKSARHVNQRTKKKVVARDVSDENSDWLKRDISSMSSQVVDGLSKCRINLSNHFLKTLEKFKIRHSGLYHHLSYKNAYLNRVIQNEHDYTKLNPPANLEQNSKTPSECEDKWHSSLIANSNNSNQDDCTVGQPTSECQEQIFCADKTQELLELLTNSKDEIIAVKVPQLKEVRLTTSARYIDVQQGTSDWLNLRTGVITASKLPSLLGFHGNKEFDSSWFYILNKIDESKCKPKQYRNFQRGNYYEKEALEHFQKLSGVPVSSCGFFRHPSDTNYGASPDGISEAFLVEVKTRAENSEAPLDKITGSHIIQANFQMSCAGANLVFLQSYHPEKKSSNIFFIPRNDLLIDVLKEITDHILHHKIVSKWDYEENNHLSELGKNLLNTVPSFDTLRQFRKWVNQMTKHIKKVVFVKT; from the exons ATGTGGCATCGACCAAATGTAAAGAAAGGGAAAGAGGTAAAAGCTAACTTGAAGGCTGCTGCTCATATCAGACTCAAATATTTTAGAAATGCCAAATCAGCAAGACATGTAAATCAAAGAACAAAGAAGAAAGTTGTAGCTAGAGATGTAAGTGATGAAAACAGTGACTGGCTGAAACGAGATATTTCCTCCATGAGCTCTCAAGTAGTAGATGGCCTGTCTAAATGCAGAATCAATTTATcaaatcattttcttaaaactctagagaaatttaaaataagacaCTCAGGATTGTATCACCATTTGTCTTACAAAAATGCTTATCTGAACAGAGTTATTCAAAATGAACATGACTACACAAAACTAAATCCTCCAGCAAACCTGGAACAAAACTCCAAAACACCTTCTGAGTGTGAGGATAAATGGCACTCTTCATTGATAGCCAATTCTAACAACTCTAACCAAGATGATTGCACAGTGGGACAGCCTACTTCAGAATGTCAAGAGCAAATATTTTGTGCAGATAAAACTCAAGAGTTGTTAGAATTGCTTACAAACTCTAAAGATGAGATTATAGCTGTTAAGGTCCCTCAGCTTAAAGAAGTCAGACTAACTACAAGTGCAAGATACATTGATGTTCAACAAGgcacttctgattggcttaaccTGAGGACGGGGGTAATAACAGCAAGTAAACTACCATCACTCCTGGGTTTTCATGGAAACAAAGAGTTTGATTCATCATGGTTTTATATTCTAAACAAGATAGATGAAAGTAAATGTAAACCAAAGCAATACAGAAACTTTCAAAGAGGAAACTACTATGAAAAAGAAGCTTTAGAGCACTTTCAGAAACTCTCTG GTGTCCCAGTCTCAAGTTGTGGGTTTTTCAGACATCCATCAGACACAAACTATGGAGCAAGTCCTGATGGTATTTCAGAAGCATTTCTCGTTGAGGTCAAGACAAGAGCAGAAAACTCTGAAGCCCCATTAGACAAAATCACAGGCTCACATATTATTCAAGCAAATTTTCAGATGTCTTGTGCAGGAGCAAATCTTGTATTTTTGCAATCTTATCACCCtgaaaagaaaagttcaaatatatttttcataccCAGAAATGACCTGCTTATAGATGTCTTAAAAGAAATAACTGATCATATTTTACATCACAAAATTGTAAGTAAGTGGGATTATGAAGAGAATAACCATCTCTCTGAACTTGGAAAGAACTTATTAAATACTGTCCCTAGCTTTGACACATTACGTCAATTCCGTAAGTGGGTAAACCAAATGACAAAGCATATAAAGAAGGTAGTCTTTGTTAAAACATAG